The Sander vitreus isolate 19-12246 chromosome 5, sanVit1, whole genome shotgun sequence genome includes a region encoding these proteins:
- the gatd3l gene encoding ES1 protein, mitochondrial gives MLASKTLLSKQTLAVLSRQPACFVHHGDYGNWGNTNIAVVFSGCGWWDGTDVHEGVYTMYHLSRNGARFQMFAPNQQQMHVMDHMKKQPGSGENRNMMMEAARFSHGQGMTQMQDLSKLDVNSFDAIIFPGGHGITKNLCSFVKDGKDFKLHNDVERVLKEFHRSRKPIGLASMAPMLACRVLPSIEVTMGYEKDDNTRWGNWPNTNMVQAVKSMGARHNVREPYEAYVDEKNKVVSTPTFMWETEYHYHYIFDGIGNMVKHVMRMSTK, from the exons ATGCTGGCATCCAAGACTCTGCTGTCGAAACAAACGCTGGCTGTTCTGTCTCGCCAGCCGGCCTGCTTCGTGCACCATGGGGACTACGGCAACTGGGGGAATACCAATATtgcagtg GTTTTCTCCGGATGTGGCTGGTGGGACGGGACTGACGTACACGAGGGAGTTTA CACCATGTACCACCTGAGCCGTAACGGCGCTCGCTTCCAGATGTTTGCTCCGAACCAGCAGCAGATGCACGTGATGGACCACATGAAGAAGCAGCCCGGCTCCGGAGAGAACCG GAACATGATGATGGAGGCGGCTCGCTTCAGCCACGGCCAGGGGATGACGCAGATGCAGGACCTTTCCAAGCTGGACGTCAACAGCTTTGATGCCATCATCTTTCCCGGAGGCCATGGCATCACCAAGAACCT ATGCTCTTTTGTGAAGGACGGCAAAGACTTCAAGCTGCACAACGACGTGGAGAGGGTGCTTAAAGAATTCCACCGCTCACGCAAGCCGATTGG ACTGGCTAGCATGGCTCCGATGTTGGCGTGCCGTGTGCTGCCCAGCATCGAGGTAACCATGGGATATGAGAAGGACGACAACACCCGCTGGGGGAACTGGCCAAACACAAACATGGTGCAGGCGGTGAAGAGCATGGGCGCTCGCCACAACGTCCGCGAGCCATAC GAAGCCTATGTGGACGAGAAGAACAAAGTGGTGAGCACCCCGACCTTCATGTGGGAAACAGAGTATCACTATCACTACATATTCGACGGCATCGGAAACATGGTCAAACACGTCATGCGTATGTCGACCAAGTGA